In one Populus nigra chromosome 12, ddPopNigr1.1, whole genome shotgun sequence genomic region, the following are encoded:
- the LOC133668975 gene encoding tyrosine decarboxylase 1-like produces MGSLSTNTFSPLDPNGFTNDSKMVIDFIADYYKNIENNPVQSQVKPGYLLTQLPDTAPYCEESLEDVLKDVTDSIIPGLTHWQSPNFFAYFQANASTAGFVGEMLCTGLNVVGFNWIASPAATELESIVMEWMGKMLKLPSTFLFSGNGGGVLHGSTCEAIVCTLVAARDETLRMIGAENITKLVVYASDQTHSTLLKGVKLVGIPSSNFRCLSTSFSSEFSLSPQALEDAIENDIKTGFVPLFLCATVGTTACGAVDPVMDLGKIARKYNLWFHVDAAYAGSACICPEFRHYLDGVELADSLSMNPHKWLLTNMDCCCLWVKQPRLLIESLSSDAEFLRNNASESSNVVDYKDWQIALSRRFRALKLWIVIRRHGLANLMCHIRSDVNLAKRFESLVAKDSRFEVVVRRRFSLVCFRLKHNDECQGLELNRKLLAAVNESGRAFMTHGVVGGLFIIRCAIGSTLTEERHVDDLWKLIQEKAADLVKETGAIG; encoded by the coding sequence ATGGGTTCTCTATCCACAAACACTTTCTCCCCTTTAGACCCAAATGGTTTCACCAATGATTCCAAAATGGTGATCGATTTCATTGCTGATTATTACAAGAATATTGAAAACAACCCGGTTCAAAGCCAAGTGAAACCAGGGTACTTATTGACCCAATTGCCAGACACTGCCCCATATTGCGAGGAATCCTTAGAAGATGTTCTCAAAGATGTAACTGATAGCATTATCCCAGGCCTCACTCATTGGCAAAGCCCTAACTTCTTTGCTTACTTCCAAGCAAATGCAAGCACCGCAGGGTTTGTTGGTGAGATGCTCTGCACAGGCCTTAATGTTGTTGGCTTCAACTGGATTGCATCTCCTGCTGCTACCGAACTGGAATCCATTGTAATGGAATGGATGGGAAAGATGCTCAAGCTCCCATCTACTTTTTTGTTCTCAGGAAACGGAGGTGGTGTCTTGCACGGTAGCACTTGTGAGGCTATAGTTTGCACCCTAGTTGCAGCCAGAGACGAGACCTTGAGAATGATTGGAGCTGAAAACATTACGAAGCTGGTAGTTTATGCCTCTGATCAAACGCATTCAACTCTACTTAAGGGCGTCAAATTAGTTGGAATTCCATCCTCTAATTTTCGATGCCTCTCTACCTCATTTTCATCGGAATTTTCGTTATCACCTCAAGCATTGGAAGATGCAATTGAAAATGATATCAAAACTGGATTTGTGCCCTTATTTTTATGCGCTACTGTAGGCACTACAGCATGTGGAGCTGTTGATCCTGTTATGGATCTGGGGAAAATTGCCAGGAAATATAATCTATGGTTCCACGTTGATGCAGCTTACGCAGGTAGTGCATGCATATGCCCTGAATTCAGGCATTACCTGGATGGAGTAGAACTTGCAGACTCGTTGAGCATGAATCCACATAAATGGTTACTCACTAACATGGATTGTTGCTGCTTGTGGGTTAAGCAGCCTCGTTTATTAATCGAGTCACTGTCCAGTGATGCAGAATTCTTGAGGAACAATGCCAGTGAATCAAGTAACGTCGTGGACTACAAAGATTGGCAAATTGCATTGAGTAGGCGATTCAGAGCTCTGAAGCTTTGGATTGTGATTCGCAGGCATGGATTAGCAAACCTTATGTGCCATATTCGTAGCGATGTGAACTTGGCTAAGCGGTTTGAGTCACTGGTGGCTAAAGACAGTAGGTTTGAGGTGGTGGTGCGAAGGAGGTTTTCTCTGGTATGTTTTAGGCTCAAGCACAACGATGAATGCCAAGGCTTGGAATTGAACCGTAAGCTTCTAGCTGCAGTGAATGAAAGTGGTCGTGCATTCATGACTCACGGGGTGGTTGGTGGCTTGTTTATCATACGCTGTGCGATCGGATCAACCTTGACTGAAGAACGACATGTAGATGATTTGTGGAAGTTGATTCAAGAAAAGGCAGCAGATCTTGTCAAAGAAACAGGTGCTATTGGATAA
- the LOC133669900 gene encoding tyrosine/DOPA decarboxylase 2-like — MGSQSTNTFSPLDPNGFTNDSKMVIDFIADYYKNIENNPVQSQVKPGYLLTQLPDTAPYCEESLEDVLKDVTDSIIPGLTHWQSPNFFAYFQANASTAGFVGEMLCTGLNVVGFNWIASPAATELESIVMDWMGKMLKLPSTFLFSGNGGGVCLFFHNVVLLTTT; from the coding sequence ATGGGTTCTCAATCCACAAACACTTTCTCCCCTTTAGACCCAAATGGTTTCACCAATGATTCCAAAATGGTGATCGATTTCATTGCTGATTATTACAAGAATATTGAAAACAACCCGGTTCAAAGCCAAGTGAAACCAGGGTACTTATTGACCCAATTGCCAGACACTGCCCCATATTGCGAGGAATCCTTAGAAGATGTTCTCAAAGATGTAACTGATAGCATTATACCAGGCCTCACTCATTGGCAAAGCCCTAACTTCTTTGCTTACTTCCAAGCAAATGCAAGCACTGCAGGGTTTGTTGGTGAGATGCTCTGCACAGGCCTTAATGTTGTTGGCTTCAACTGGATTGCATCTCCTGCTGCTACCGAACTGGAATCCATTGTAATGGATTGGATGGGAAAGATGCTCAAGCTCCCATCTACTTTTTTGTTCTCAGGAAACGGAGGTGGtgtctgtttattttttcataacgTGGTTCTTTTGACAACCACATGA
- the LOC133670252 gene encoding uncharacterized protein LOC133670252, translating into MKPNLLNADSFLIFNSLSSLTRNSIPFPRNSISLPNHFLSVISPQPNSSRPSRLIPICSSSNPTRKQSTSTNEQVSLNSNVEVLGADELERNLNVQVGNPIVPNYIQSWTKLSLSDQAFFLLSFIACTTSIAFTSLVVAAVPTLYAMGKAATSFSKLADTACEELPSTMAAIRLSGMEISDLTLELSDLSQEITDGVNKSAQAVQAAEAGIRQIGALAHQHTMSMIQERASLPIISLQPVVAGAAKKTSRAVGQATKTIMNIISRGEFNSENEDASAIDRVEI; encoded by the exons ATGAAACCCAATCTCCTAAATGCTGAttcctttcttatttttaattcattaagtTCACTAACAAGGAATTCAATTCCATTTCCCAGAAATTCAATTTCACTCCCCAATCATTTTCTATCCGTAATATCCCCACAGCCCAACTCCTCAAGACCCTCTCGTTTAATTCCAATTTGCTCTTCTTCAAATCCCACTAGAAAACAATCCACTTCCACTAATGAACAAGTGTCATTGAATTCAAATGTTGAAGTTCTTGGTGCAGATGAATTGGAGAGGAACTTGAATGTCCAAGTTGGGAATCCAATTGTTCCCAATTATATTCAGTCATGGACTAAGCTTAGTTTGAGTGATCAAGCTTTCTTTCTCTTATCTTTTATTGCTTGCAcg ACTTCTATAGCATTTACAAGCCTTGTTGTTGCAGCTGTTCCAACACTCTAT GCAATGGGGAAAGcagcaacatctttttcaaagCTAGCAGATACAGCTTGTGAGGAACTGCCCAGTACAATGGCTGCAATTAGGCTTTCAGGCATGGAAATAAGTGATCTTACATTGGAATTAAGTGATTTGAG CCAAGAGATAACTGATGGGGTCAATAAATCAGCTCAAGCAGTTCAAGCAGCAGAAGCTGGAATTCGACAGATTGGTGCACTTGCTCACCAACATACTATGT CTATGATTCAAGAGAGGGCTAGTCTGCCAATCATCTCCCTGCAGCCAGTTGTTGCTGGTGCTGCAAAGAAGACTTCCCGTGCTGTTGGTCAAGCCACTAAGACCATCATGAATATTATATCACGAGGAGAATTCAATTCAGAGAATGAAGATGCTAGTGCAATTGATAGGGTGGAAATATAA